A section of the Anticarsia gemmatalis isolate Benzon Research Colony breed Stoneville strain chromosome 28, ilAntGemm2 primary, whole genome shotgun sequence genome encodes:
- the Rpn9 gene encoding regulatory particle non-ATPase 9: MATVKFAVIDVNDFLSKKQTAEPDLAADWAKLEELYNKKLWHQLTLKVQELVEHPVLQSGDNLIQLYNNFLSTFENKINPLSLVEIIAHIIKQYSNKKEAIAFLEKVEVKVKSNDEALTLCKVLQGQIYLEQLNDLDSTEKIIEQLEGTLEDADGVTPVHGRFYKLASEYYRVRGPMAKYYRCALRYVGCAGGGNDLAPAERRATALRLALAAVIAPNVYDLGELLAHPILESLEGTPDAWACELVRAVAAGDVGAFEKVRAQAHHPDLARADRQLRQKIAILCLMEMAFNRTSAQRKLTFAEIAREARVPLDEVELLVMKALAEKLIRGHIDQVSHCAHIGWVRPRALARAGAAQLARRLDAWCGAVQGAADLLASAAPDLLTA, encoded by the exons ATGGCTACGGTTAAGTTTGCGGTGATCGATGTTAATGATTTTCTATCTAAGAAACAAACGGCTGAGCCTGATTTGGCCGCCGACTGGGCTAAATTAGAGgagctttataataaaaa ATTATGGCACCAGTTGACACTGAAGGTGCAGGAGCTGGTGGAACACCCGGTGCTGCAGTCTGGAGACAACTTGATACAGCTCTACAACAACTTCCTTAGCACATTTGAGAACAA GATCAACCCCCTATCCCTAGTGGAGATAATAGCCCACATTATTAAACAGTACTCCAATAAGAAGGAAGCCATTGCATTCCTTGAGAAAGTTGAGGTTAAAGTCAAGAGTAACGATGAAGCACTCACACTCTGTAAA GTGCTCCAAGGGCAGATATACCTGGAACAGCTAAACGACCTGGACTCCACAGAGAAGATCATAGAACAGCTGGAGGGCACACTGGAAGATGCTGACGGAGTCACCCCTGTGCACGGCAGGTTTTATAAACTTGCCTCTGAGTATTACAG AGTCCGCGGCCCCATGGCTAAGTACTACCGCTGCGCGCTCCGCTACGTGGGCTGTGCGGGCGGCGGCAACGACCTCGCGCCGGCTGAACGACGAGCCACCGCGCTCAGACTAGCTCTGGCCGCTGTTATCGCGCCTAATGTATACGATCTAGGGGAACTG CTAGCCCACCCCATCCTGGAGTCCCTAGAAGGCACTCCAGACGCGTGGGCGTGCGAGCTGGTGCGGGCCGTGGCCGCGGGCGACGTGGGAGCCTTCGAGAAGGTCCGCGCGCAGGCGCACCACCCCGACCTGGCGCGGGCCGACAGGCAGCTGAGGCAGAAGATCGCTATACTGTGTCTTATGGAG ATGGCGTTCAACCGCACCTCAGCGCAGCGCAAGCTGACGTTCGCGGAGATCGCGCGGGAGGCGCGCGTGCCGCTCGACGAGGTGGAGCTGCTCGTCATGAAGGCGCTCGCCGAGAAACTCATCAGAGGACATATCGATCAG GTATCTCACTGCGCACACATCGGCTGGGTGCGGCCGCGCGCGCTGGCCCGCGCGGGCGCGGCGCAGTTAGCCCGCCGCCTGGACGCGTGGTGCGGCGCCGTGCAGGGCGCCGCCGACCTGCTGGCCTCCGCCGCGCCCGACCTGCTCACTGCCTAG